The Streptosporangiales bacterium genome includes a region encoding these proteins:
- a CDS encoding AMP-binding protein — MSTYAEAHARSISDEDGFWLAAAADIDWYRPPSRALDDSNPPFYRWFPDGVLNTCHNALDRHVDGGRADQPALRYDSPVTGTARSYTYRELRDEVAKFAGALHGLGVAKGDRVVIYMPMVSEAVVAMLACARIGAVHSVVFGGFAPAELAARIEDAAPTVIVSASCGVEPARVVEYGPLLARALELSSHQPRHCVVLQREQATTELHPPRDHDWHELMATATPVDCVPVASNDPLYVLYTSGTTGKPKGIVRDNGGHAVALKWSMYNIYGLASGEVMFTGSDIGWVVGHSYIVYAPLLHGCTTVLYEGKPVGTPDAGAYWRLVQHYGVHVVFTAPTAFRAIKKEDPKGALLQDYDVSSLRYLFLAGERLDPETYHWAAELLGIPVLDHWWQTETGWPIAANLRGLDPMPPKPGSPSVPVPGYDVRVLQPDGSEAPAGEDGDIVIRLPLPPGCLPTLWGADDRYQQSYLSRHPGYYLTGDGGHLDEDGYLFVMGRTDDVINVAGHRLSTGTMEETIASHPAVAECCVIGVHDELKGQVPRAFVVLKAGVEVDGEQLQAELVQQVRDQVGGIASMRRVDVVRALPKTRSGKILRKTLRGIADGREEPVPSTIEDAGVLDDLRPVLRSG; from the coding sequence ATGAGCACGTACGCCGAGGCACACGCACGCAGCATCTCGGACGAGGACGGCTTCTGGTTGGCCGCGGCGGCCGACATCGACTGGTACCGACCGCCAAGCCGTGCGCTCGACGACAGCAACCCGCCGTTCTACCGCTGGTTCCCCGACGGCGTGCTGAACACCTGCCACAACGCGCTCGACCGGCACGTCGACGGCGGCCGCGCCGACCAGCCGGCACTGCGCTACGACAGCCCGGTCACCGGCACCGCGCGCTCGTACACCTACCGGGAGCTGCGCGACGAGGTCGCGAAGTTCGCCGGTGCGCTCCACGGGCTCGGCGTGGCCAAGGGCGACCGGGTGGTCATCTACATGCCGATGGTGTCCGAGGCGGTCGTCGCCATGCTCGCCTGCGCCCGCATCGGCGCGGTGCACTCCGTGGTGTTCGGCGGGTTCGCACCGGCCGAGCTGGCGGCCCGCATCGAGGATGCCGCCCCGACGGTGATCGTGTCCGCGTCGTGCGGCGTCGAGCCGGCCCGGGTGGTCGAGTACGGGCCGCTACTCGCCCGCGCGCTCGAGCTCTCCAGCCACCAGCCACGGCACTGCGTCGTGCTGCAGCGCGAGCAGGCGACCACCGAGCTGCACCCACCACGCGATCACGACTGGCACGAGCTGATGGCTACGGCCACCCCGGTCGACTGCGTGCCCGTCGCGTCGAACGACCCGCTGTACGTGCTCTACACGTCGGGCACGACGGGGAAGCCGAAGGGCATCGTGCGCGACAACGGCGGCCACGCGGTCGCGCTGAAGTGGAGCATGTACAACATCTACGGCCTCGCCTCCGGCGAGGTGATGTTCACCGGCTCCGACATCGGCTGGGTGGTCGGGCACTCGTACATCGTGTACGCGCCGCTGCTGCACGGCTGCACAACCGTGCTGTACGAGGGCAAGCCGGTCGGCACCCCGGACGCCGGCGCGTACTGGCGGCTCGTGCAGCACTACGGCGTGCACGTGGTGTTCACCGCCCCGACGGCGTTCCGCGCAATCAAGAAGGAGGACCCAAAGGGCGCGCTGCTGCAGGACTACGACGTCTCCTCGCTGCGCTACCTGTTCCTCGCCGGCGAGCGGCTCGACCCGGAGACGTACCACTGGGCGGCCGAGCTGCTCGGCATCCCGGTACTGGACCACTGGTGGCAGACGGAGACCGGCTGGCCGATCGCCGCGAACCTGCGTGGCCTCGACCCGATGCCGCCGAAGCCCGGCTCGCCGAGCGTGCCCGTACCCGGCTACGACGTGCGCGTGCTGCAACCGGACGGCAGCGAGGCGCCGGCGGGCGAGGACGGCGACATCGTGATCCGGTTGCCGCTGCCGCCCGGGTGCCTGCCCACCCTGTGGGGCGCGGACGACAGGTACCAGCAGTCGTACCTGTCGCGGCATCCCGGCTACTACCTCACCGGCGACGGCGGGCACCTGGACGAGGACGGCTACCTGTTCGTGATGGGCCGCACCGACGACGTCATCAACGTCGCCGGGCACCGGCTGTCGACGGGCACCATGGAGGAAACCATCGCCTCGCACCCCGCCGTCGCCGAATGCTGTGTGATCGGCGTGCACGACGAGCTCAAGGGCCAAGTGCCGCGCGCGTTCGTCGTGCTGAAAGCCGGGGTCGAGGTGGACGGCGAGCAGCTGCAGGCCGAGCTCGTACAGCAGGTACGCGACCAGGTCGGCGGCATCGCGTCGATGCGGCGGGTGGACGTCGTACGGGCGCTGCCGAAGACCCGGTCGGGGAAGATCCTGCGCAAGACGCTGCGCGGCATCGCCGACGGGCGCGAGGAGCCGGTGCCGTCCACCATCGAGGACGCCGGCGTGCTCGACGACCTCCGCCCGGTGCTGCGCTCCGGCTGA
- a CDS encoding PepSY domain-containing protein produces the protein MRDTPSAAAAFRPLLMRLHFYAGIFVGPFVLVAAISGMLYALTPQLEQVVYDDQLHTESRGTPLPLAQQLVSARAVEPTAQLTAIRPAAAAGETTRVLFGGRSPFGDHRTVFVDPVTGEVRGQLTTYGSSGALPVRAVVDKLHRELWLGEPGRVYSELAASWLWVLTLGGLALWWTARRGRRRTAASPRRRARSWHVTVGLCAALGMLMLSATGLTWSRFAGEHVTTVREAFDWATPSVAATGGHPSHGMTTSDRAGVGPDQAARAAAAAGMSAPYEVRPPSHTDGYVVQQVQTSWPARADAMEVDPRTGAVTERIAFDDWPLAAKLARWGIQLHMGLLFGGWNQAGLVLLALAIVGMVCLGYRMWWLRRPTRGHHLKLARPPGRVRWQQLPRLPLALLLAVACGVGWFLPLLGLSLLAFLLVDVALGLRTPAARPRTGERQLSRSGR, from the coding sequence ATGCGCGACACCCCGAGCGCAGCGGCCGCGTTCCGGCCGCTGCTGATGCGACTGCACTTCTACGCCGGCATCTTCGTCGGCCCGTTCGTCCTCGTCGCCGCGATCAGCGGCATGCTCTACGCCCTCACCCCGCAGCTGGAGCAGGTCGTGTACGACGACCAGCTCCACACCGAGAGCCGCGGCACCCCGTTGCCGCTGGCGCAGCAGCTCGTCTCCGCGCGCGCCGTCGAGCCGACCGCGCAGCTGACCGCCATCAGACCGGCCGCGGCCGCCGGCGAGACCACGCGCGTGCTCTTCGGCGGCCGGTCCCCGTTCGGTGACCACCGCACGGTCTTCGTCGACCCGGTCACCGGCGAGGTGCGCGGCCAGCTGACGACGTACGGCAGCAGCGGCGCCCTGCCGGTACGGGCCGTGGTGGACAAGCTGCACCGCGAGCTCTGGCTCGGCGAACCCGGCCGCGTCTACAGCGAGCTCGCCGCGTCCTGGCTGTGGGTGCTCACCCTCGGCGGGCTGGCGTTGTGGTGGACCGCCCGCCGCGGTCGGCGGCGCACGGCCGCGAGCCCACGTCGCCGCGCGCGGTCGTGGCACGTCACCGTCGGGCTGTGCGCCGCGCTCGGCATGCTGATGCTGTCGGCGACCGGGCTGACCTGGTCGCGGTTCGCCGGCGAGCACGTCACCACGGTCCGCGAGGCCTTCGACTGGGCGACCCCCTCGGTCGCCGCGACGGGCGGGCACCCCAGCCACGGCATGACCACCTCCGACCGCGCCGGCGTCGGGCCCGACCAGGCCGCCAGGGCGGCGGCCGCAGCGGGGATGTCGGCGCCGTACGAGGTGCGGCCGCCGTCACACACCGACGGCTACGTCGTGCAGCAGGTGCAGACGAGCTGGCCGGCACGCGCGGATGCGATGGAGGTCGACCCGCGGACCGGCGCGGTCACCGAGCGGATCGCGTTCGACGACTGGCCGCTCGCCGCGAAGCTCGCCAGGTGGGGGATCCAGCTGCACATGGGGCTGCTCTTCGGCGGGTGGAACCAGGCCGGGCTGGTGCTGCTCGCGCTCGCGATCGTCGGCATGGTCTGCCTCGGGTACCGGATGTGGTGGCTGCGGCGGCCCACCCGCGGCCACCACCTCAAGCTGGCCCGGCCACCCGGCCGGGTGCGCTGGCAGCAGCTGCCGAGGCTACCGCTGGCGCTCCTGCTGGCCGTGGCGTGCGGCGTCGGCTGGTTCCTGCCCCTGCTGGGGCTGAGCCTGCTCGCCTTCCTGCTGGTCGACGTCGCGCTTGGCCTGCGCACGCCCGCGGCGCGGCCCCGTACGGGTGAGCGTCAGCTGAGCAGGTCGGGCCGGTAG
- a CDS encoding DUF47 family protein, translating to MRIRLTPRDHSFYELFTEAAKNNLVGSRLLVELFNDGADRAAIADKMRECEHAGDDCVHRVMQRMNQTFVTPFDRQDIYRLASEMDDVMDYMEAAADLVVLYQLDELPREMIKQVEVLERAAELTAEAMPRLKAMRDLQEYWIEINRLENQGDQIYRKLLAHLFGGTYDALTVMKLKEIVDQLEQAMDSFEHVANTVETIAVKES from the coding sequence GTGCGTATACGCCTTACGCCACGAGATCATTCGTTTTACGAGCTGTTTACGGAGGCAGCGAAGAACAACTTGGTGGGTTCGCGTCTGCTCGTCGAACTGTTCAACGACGGCGCGGACCGGGCCGCGATCGCGGACAAGATGCGCGAGTGCGAGCACGCCGGGGACGACTGCGTGCACCGCGTCATGCAGCGCATGAACCAGACGTTCGTCACTCCGTTCGACCGGCAGGACATCTACCGGTTGGCCAGCGAGATGGACGACGTCATGGACTACATGGAGGCGGCCGCCGACCTGGTCGTGCTCTACCAGCTCGACGAGCTGCCGCGGGAGATGATCAAGCAGGTCGAGGTGCTCGAGCGGGCGGCCGAGCTGACGGCGGAGGCGATGCCCAGGCTGAAGGCGATGCGGGATCTCCAGGAGTACTGGATCGAGATCAACCGGTTGGAGAACCAGGGCGATCAGATCTACCGCAAACTGCTCGCGCACCTCTTCGGCGGCACCTATGACGCGCTGACCGTGATGAAGCTGAAGGAGATCGTCGACCAGCTCGAGCAGGCGATGGACTCCTTCGAACACGTCGCCAACACGGTCGAGACCATCGCGGTCAAGGAGTCCTGA
- a CDS encoding inorganic phosphate transporter, producing MELVGLIAVLAVALFFNYTNGFHDAANAIATAVSTRALTPRVALAMAAIMNLIGAFLGTKVAATVGEGIIAPPKGSAGLIIVFAALAGAIVWNLITWYFGLPSSSSHALIGGMVGAAIAGSSDVIWGGVLDKVVIPMVLSPIVGGLLGYLVMLAILWLFRNYPPAKLNRGFRVAQSISAAAMALGHGLQDAQKTMGIMVLALVTTGYHEGFQVPVWVTVSSALVISLGTYSGGWRIMRTLGRRVIELDPPHGFAAEATASSVLYTTAFVFAAPISTTHTITSAIMGVGATKRLSAVRWGVAGNIITAWVLTIPAAALVAAVVYWIAKALLPV from the coding sequence ATGGAGTTAGTCGGGCTCATCGCCGTACTGGCCGTCGCTCTCTTCTTCAACTACACCAACGGTTTCCACGATGCCGCGAACGCCATCGCGACCGCGGTGTCGACGCGGGCACTCACCCCGCGGGTCGCCTTGGCGATGGCAGCGATCATGAACCTCATCGGTGCCTTCCTCGGTACGAAGGTCGCGGCGACGGTGGGGGAGGGCATCATCGCCCCGCCGAAGGGCTCTGCGGGGCTGATCATCGTCTTCGCGGCGCTCGCAGGGGCGATCGTGTGGAACCTGATCACCTGGTACTTCGGGTTGCCGTCGTCGTCGTCACACGCTCTGATCGGCGGGATGGTCGGTGCCGCGATCGCCGGGAGCAGCGACGTGATCTGGGGCGGAGTACTCGACAAGGTCGTCATCCCCATGGTGCTCTCGCCGATCGTCGGCGGGCTGCTCGGGTATCTGGTGATGCTCGCCATCCTGTGGCTGTTCCGCAACTATCCGCCGGCGAAGCTGAACCGCGGGTTCCGGGTCGCGCAGTCGATCTCGGCGGCCGCCATGGCACTCGGCCACGGCCTGCAGGACGCGCAGAAGACGATGGGCATCATGGTCCTCGCCCTGGTGACCACCGGCTACCACGAGGGCTTCCAGGTCCCGGTGTGGGTGACCGTGTCGAGCGCGTTGGTGATCTCGCTCGGCACCTACTCGGGTGGCTGGCGGATCATGCGGACGCTGGGCCGCCGGGTGATCGAGCTCGACCCGCCGCACGGCTTCGCCGCCGAGGCGACCGCGTCGTCGGTGCTCTACACCACCGCGTTCGTGTTCGCGGCGCCGATCTCCACGACGCACACCATCACCTCGGCGATCATGGGTGTCGGTGCGACGAAGCGGCTGTCCGCTGTGCGTTGGGGCGTGGCGGGCAACATCATCACGGCCTGGGTGCTGACCATCCCGGCCGCGGCACTGGTCGCCGCGGTCGTGTACTGGATCGCGAAGGCGCTGCTGCCCGTCTAG
- a CDS encoding MerR family transcriptional regulator has protein sequence MDGSAALTEDERLFPIGELARRTGLTVKTVRFWSDEGLVPPADRTPAGYRMYGQDALARLALVRTLRDLGVDLRTAQRVLAREVTVSEVAAAHADALDAHIKTLRLHHTVLRAVADRGATPEEMEIMNKLAQMSGEERRRLVTDFLDDVFAEVPGGTVEQMYRQALPDLPDEPSQQQVEAWVELAELIQDPDFKARAREMSVKGVEQGEQPTEEVQRAAQLVAELANQALADGIDPASEQARPIVDELAAAHARTGDDPSAPAFRTELADQLATFTDRRVERYWELIGTINGWSSSIPSMIAPYEWFIAGLRATA, from the coding sequence ATGGACGGCAGCGCTGCGCTCACGGAGGACGAGCGACTGTTCCCCATCGGGGAGCTTGCTCGGCGTACCGGCCTGACGGTGAAGACCGTCAGGTTCTGGTCCGACGAGGGCCTGGTGCCGCCGGCCGACCGTACACCCGCCGGCTACCGGATGTACGGGCAAGACGCCCTTGCCCGGCTCGCGCTCGTCCGTACGTTGCGCGACCTCGGCGTCGACCTGCGCACCGCCCAACGGGTGTTGGCGCGTGAGGTCACCGTCTCCGAGGTCGCCGCGGCGCACGCGGACGCGCTCGACGCGCACATCAAGACACTGCGCCTGCATCACACGGTGCTGCGTGCGGTGGCCGACCGCGGGGCCACACCCGAGGAGATGGAGATCATGAACAAGTTGGCCCAGATGTCAGGAGAGGAGCGGCGGCGGCTCGTCACGGACTTCCTCGACGACGTCTTCGCCGAGGTGCCCGGGGGCACCGTGGAACAGATGTACCGGCAGGCGCTACCCGACCTGCCGGACGAGCCGAGCCAGCAGCAGGTCGAGGCCTGGGTCGAGCTCGCCGAGCTCATCCAGGACCCGGACTTCAAGGCCCGGGCCAGGGAGATGAGCGTCAAGGGCGTCGAGCAGGGCGAGCAGCCGACCGAGGAGGTGCAGCGGGCGGCGCAGCTGGTCGCCGAGTTGGCGAACCAGGCGCTGGCCGACGGCATCGACCCGGCGTCGGAGCAGGCCCGTCCGATCGTCGACGAGCTGGCCGCCGCCCACGCCCGTACCGGCGACGACCCGTCGGCGCCGGCGTTCCGTACGGAGCTCGCCGACCAGCTGGCTACCTTCACCGACCGCAGGGTGGAGCGCTACTGGGAGCTGATCGGCACCATCAACGGCTGGAGCAGCTCGATCCCGAGCATGATCGCACCGTACGAGTGGTTCATCGCCGGCCTCCGCGCCACCGCCTAG
- a CDS encoding gamma carbonic anhydrase family protein, translating to MSVADQPNARIGVLGPHRPQVHEEAWVAPGAVLVGRVRIGARSSIWYGCVLRADDEDVVVGEEVNIQDLSCLHSDPGEPAVLEERASVGHRAIVHGARIGAGSLIGMGAVVLGGADIGAGSLVAAGAVVRPGTVVAPGMLVAGVPAKVLRPLKGVEQGMLEHTWASYLGRTEVHRNAEWD from the coding sequence ATGAGCGTCGCTGACCAGCCGAACGCGCGGATCGGGGTCCTCGGACCGCACCGACCGCAGGTACATGAAGAAGCGTGGGTCGCGCCTGGTGCCGTGCTCGTCGGGCGGGTGCGCATCGGTGCCAGGTCCAGCATCTGGTACGGCTGCGTGCTCCGAGCCGACGACGAGGACGTCGTGGTGGGCGAGGAGGTCAACATCCAGGACCTCTCCTGCCTGCACTCCGACCCGGGCGAGCCCGCGGTGCTCGAGGAGCGGGCCTCCGTCGGGCACCGGGCGATCGTGCACGGTGCGCGGATCGGGGCCGGTTCGCTGATCGGCATGGGCGCGGTGGTACTCGGCGGCGCGGACATCGGTGCCGGTTCGCTGGTCGCGGCGGGCGCCGTGGTGCGGCCGGGCACCGTCGTGGCGCCGGGCATGCTGGTCGCCGGCGTGCCGGCGAAGGTGCTGCGCCCGCTGAAGGGCGTCGAGCAGGGGATGCTCGAGCACACCTGGGCGTCGTACCTGGGCCGCACCGAGGTGCACCGCAACGCCGAGTGGGACTGA
- a CDS encoding polyprenyl synthetase family protein, which yields MPNPHRCVTGTYAAIVVTAPPAVDTARTTIQPALRAAVEHLPAGLQRLVGYHFGWLDRDGNPHDGGVGKALRPTLALLGARAAGSAERAAVPAAVAVELVHNSSLLHDDLIDGDRTRHHRPTVWAEFGVPAAILAGDALLNLAYHVVGAEPAGSYGASRWLSEATNRMLAGQAADVSFEHRLDVTVEECLQMAEDKTAALLSGAAAIGSAYVSGPEEVTHALAAYGRHLGVAFQLVDDVLGIWGAAESTGKPVLADLRVRKKSLPVVYALRAGEPASTELAELYAATDLAETDLQRCADLVAAAGGRDWAEQQAAAALARALGAVRDVPLAAGTREELDQVAAYVTARNR from the coding sequence ATGCCCAATCCTCATCGCTGTGTCACCGGGACGTACGCTGCGATCGTGGTCACAGCTCCGCCTGCGGTAGACACCGCGCGCACGACGATCCAGCCCGCGCTGCGCGCCGCGGTCGAGCACCTGCCCGCCGGGCTGCAGCGGCTGGTCGGCTACCACTTCGGCTGGCTGGACCGCGACGGTAACCCGCACGACGGCGGGGTAGGCAAGGCGCTGCGGCCGACGCTGGCGCTGCTCGGGGCCCGTGCCGCCGGCTCCGCGGAGCGGGCGGCCGTACCGGCCGCTGTCGCCGTGGAGCTGGTGCACAACTCGTCGCTGCTGCACGACGACCTGATCGACGGTGACCGCACCAGGCACCACCGACCGACCGTCTGGGCTGAGTTCGGCGTACCCGCGGCCATCCTCGCCGGTGACGCGCTGCTCAACCTGGCGTACCACGTGGTGGGCGCGGAGCCGGCCGGCAGCTACGGCGCGAGCCGCTGGCTGTCCGAGGCGACCAACCGGATGCTCGCCGGGCAGGCGGCGGACGTGTCGTTCGAGCACCGCCTGGACGTGACCGTCGAGGAGTGCCTGCAGATGGCCGAGGACAAGACCGCAGCCCTGCTGTCCGGGGCTGCGGCGATCGGCTCGGCGTACGTCAGCGGGCCGGAGGAGGTCACGCACGCGCTGGCCGCGTACGGCCGGCACCTGGGCGTGGCGTTCCAGCTCGTCGACGACGTACTCGGCATCTGGGGCGCGGCCGAGAGCACGGGCAAGCCCGTGCTCGCCGACCTGCGGGTGCGGAAGAAGTCGCTGCCCGTGGTCTACGCGCTGCGCGCGGGCGAGCCGGCGTCGACGGAGCTGGCCGAGCTGTACGCAGCCACCGACCTGGCCGAGACCGACCTGCAGCGCTGCGCCGACCTGGTGGCCGCCGCCGGCGGCCGCGACTGGGCAGAACAGCAGGCGGCGGCCGCCCTGGCGCGCGCCCTCGGCGCCGTCCGCGACGTCCCGCTGGCCGCCGGCACCCGCGAGGAGCTCGACCAGGTGGCGGCGTACGTCACCGCCCGGAACCGCTGA
- a CDS encoding serine protease, producing the protein MRSFTAGRVLAAAAVAAVAATVPAAGPATAGADGEFGAIVELSSCSGAVVQLPDATASDQALVLTNGHCLPTLPEPGEVVSNRASERTFTLLDPAGEELGELTADRLVYATMTDTDAAVYRLRETYADLRADYDTDALPLAETRPKAGTEIDVVSGYWRRVYSCAIDGFVPELREDGYTSRDAIRYTAGCDTVGGSSGSPIVGPEGEVVGVNNTAYEDSGDDCSLDNPCEVDRGGRVTVVQDAHYGQQTYHLAGCISTRGVATPHRSSCQLPSA; encoded by the coding sequence ATGCGATCGTTCACCGCAGGCAGGGTGCTGGCCGCGGCGGCCGTGGCGGCCGTCGCCGCGACGGTGCCCGCGGCCGGGCCGGCCACGGCGGGCGCCGACGGGGAATTCGGTGCCATCGTCGAGCTGAGCAGCTGCTCGGGCGCGGTGGTGCAGCTGCCGGATGCCACCGCGTCCGACCAGGCGCTCGTGCTGACCAACGGCCACTGTCTGCCGACGCTGCCCGAGCCCGGTGAGGTGGTCAGCAACCGGGCGTCCGAGCGTACCTTCACGCTGCTCGATCCCGCCGGCGAGGAACTGGGCGAGCTGACCGCAGATCGCCTGGTCTACGCGACGATGACCGACACCGACGCCGCGGTGTACCGGCTGCGCGAGACGTACGCCGACCTCCGCGCGGACTACGACACCGACGCGCTCCCCCTCGCCGAGACGCGGCCGAAGGCCGGCACCGAGATCGACGTCGTCTCCGGCTACTGGCGCCGGGTGTACTCCTGCGCCATCGACGGCTTCGTGCCCGAGCTGCGCGAGGACGGGTACACGTCGCGGGACGCCATCAGGTACACGGCCGGCTGCGACACCGTGGGCGGCAGCTCCGGGTCACCGATCGTCGGCCCCGAGGGCGAGGTCGTCGGCGTGAACAACACGGCGTACGAGGACTCAGGCGACGACTGCAGCCTGGACAACCCGTGCGAGGTCGACCGCGGCGGCCGCGTCACGGTCGTCCAGGACGCGCACTACGGGCAGCAGACGTACCACCTGGCCGGGTGCATCTCCACCCGCGGCGTCGCCACCCCGCACCGCAGCAGCTGCCAGCTGCCGTCGGCCTGA
- a CDS encoding acetoacetate--CoA ligase has product MLTYVRPCDTIGSTVSDDATNDPAEPRVLWEPPANVRETTRIGAYLRWLEEAKGRHFATYQDLWQWSVDDLDGFWASIWEYFQIRSHTPYTEVLGNRTMPGATWFTGATLNYAEHVLLPSGVGADDVLVVARSQSREPVELTLAELRDQVARARAGLRRLGVGRGDRVAAYLPNVPETVVLFLASASLGAVFSSCAPEFGTRSVVDRWQQIEPKVLVAVDGYRYGAKDIDRTTELAQIRAALPSLAHAVVLPYLTAEPDVPDALTWQELLAEPGELAFDPMPFDHPLYVLYSSGTTGLPKPIVHCHGGILVEHLKKLAFHDDLGPGSRFFWFSTTGWMMWNYLVSGLLVGATILLYDGNPGYPDLGELWRFAEETEMTFFGTSAPYLMACRKEGLQPRATADLSRLRGVGSTGAPLPVEGFRWVYENVADPEGPGLLLNSTSGGTDVCTAFVGSVPLLPVREGEIPCRCLAAKVEAYDEAGRPVIGREGELVLTAPMPSMPVGFWGDDDGSRYRAAYFDTFPGVWRHGDWVTVDEHGRCVITGRSDATLNRGGVRLGTSEFYAVVESLPEVADSLVVHLDDPDDPSGRLLLFLVLREGKSLGDELRRRIAGELRTSLSPRHVPDAMHQVSDVPRTLSGKKLEVPVKRILTGAPVETAAAKGALANPDALAEFEGFGQSVTQ; this is encoded by the coding sequence ATGCTGACGTACGTTCGCCCCTGCGACACGATTGGAAGCACAGTGAGCGACGACGCCACGAACGACCCCGCCGAACCGCGGGTGCTCTGGGAACCGCCTGCCAACGTGCGCGAGACCACCCGCATCGGTGCGTACCTGCGCTGGCTGGAGGAGGCCAAGGGGCGGCACTTCGCGACCTACCAGGACCTGTGGCAGTGGTCGGTGGACGACCTGGACGGCTTCTGGGCGTCGATCTGGGAGTACTTCCAGATCCGGTCGCACACGCCCTACACGGAGGTCCTCGGCAACCGGACCATGCCGGGCGCCACCTGGTTCACCGGCGCCACGCTGAACTACGCCGAGCACGTGCTGCTGCCGTCCGGGGTCGGTGCCGACGACGTCCTCGTGGTCGCGCGGTCGCAGAGCAGGGAGCCGGTCGAGCTGACGCTCGCCGAGCTGCGCGACCAGGTCGCACGGGCGCGTGCGGGCCTGCGCAGGCTCGGCGTGGGCCGTGGCGACCGGGTCGCCGCGTACCTGCCGAACGTCCCCGAGACCGTGGTGCTGTTCCTGGCGAGCGCGAGCCTCGGGGCGGTGTTCTCCTCGTGCGCACCGGAGTTCGGTACGCGCAGCGTGGTCGACCGGTGGCAGCAGATCGAGCCGAAGGTGCTCGTCGCCGTGGACGGCTACCGGTACGGCGCCAAGGACATCGACAGGACCACGGAGCTCGCCCAGATCCGGGCGGCGCTGCCGAGCCTCGCCCACGCCGTCGTGCTGCCGTACCTGACAGCTGAACCGGACGTCCCCGACGCGCTGACCTGGCAGGAGCTGCTCGCCGAGCCGGGCGAGCTGGCGTTCGACCCGATGCCGTTCGACCACCCGCTGTACGTGCTGTACTCGTCCGGCACGACCGGCCTGCCGAAGCCGATCGTGCACTGCCACGGCGGCATCCTCGTCGAGCACCTGAAGAAGCTGGCCTTCCACGACGATCTCGGTCCAGGTTCCCGGTTCTTCTGGTTCTCCACCACCGGCTGGATGATGTGGAACTACCTGGTCTCCGGCCTGCTCGTGGGCGCGACGATCCTGCTGTACGACGGTAATCCCGGGTACCCGGATCTCGGTGAGCTCTGGCGGTTCGCCGAGGAGACGGAGATGACGTTCTTCGGCACCAGCGCGCCGTACCTGATGGCCTGCCGCAAGGAGGGCCTGCAGCCGCGCGCGACCGCGGACCTGTCCCGCCTGCGCGGCGTCGGCTCCACCGGCGCACCGCTGCCGGTGGAGGGCTTCCGCTGGGTGTACGAGAACGTCGCGGACCCCGAGGGCCCCGGCCTGCTGCTGAACTCTACGTCCGGCGGCACGGACGTGTGTACGGCGTTCGTGGGCTCGGTGCCGTTGCTGCCGGTGCGGGAGGGCGAGATCCCCTGCCGCTGCCTCGCCGCCAAGGTGGAGGCGTACGACGAGGCGGGCCGGCCGGTGATCGGGCGGGAGGGTGAGCTGGTGCTCACTGCGCCCATGCCGTCGATGCCGGTCGGGTTCTGGGGCGACGACGACGGCTCGCGCTACCGGGCGGCGTACTTCGACACGTTCCCTGGTGTGTGGCGCCACGGCGACTGGGTCACCGTGGACGAGCACGGCAGATGCGTGATCACCGGCCGGTCGGACGCCACCTTGAACCGCGGCGGTGTGCGGCTTGGCACATCGGAGTTCTACGCGGTGGTCGAGAGCCTGCCCGAGGTCGCCGACAGCCTGGTCGTGCATCTGGACGATCCGGACGACCCGTCCGGCCGGCTGTTGCTGTTTCTCGTGCTGCGCGAGGGGAAGTCGTTGGGCGACGAGCTGCGCCGACGGATCGCTGGTGAGCTGCGTACGTCGCTGTCGCCCCGGCACGTGCCGGACGCGATGCACCAGGTCAGCGACGTGCCGCGCACGCTCTCCGGGAAGAAGCTGGAGGTGCCGGTCAAGCGGATCCTCACCGGCGCGCCGGTCGAGACCGCCGCCGCGAAGGGGGCGCTGGCCAACCCGGACGCACTGGCCGAGTTCGAGGGATTCGGGCAGTCGGTGACCCAGTGA